CGCCGTGGGGCCCCTCGATGACCTTATAGGGCACCAGCTTCATCTCCGATGAAACTTCGCCGTGGCGCCGACCCATGAAACGCTTGACCGAATATACCGTATTCTCGGGGTTGGTGATGGCCTGGCGCTTGGCCGCCTGGCCCACCACTTCCTCGCCCGATTTAAGGAACCCCACCGTCGAGGGTGTGGTCCTCAGGCCGTCCTGGTTGGGAATTACCGTGGGGCTCCCGCCCTCCATTACCGCTACGCAGGAATTTGTGGTCCCCAGATCGATCCCGATTACTTTGCCCATTTATTCTCTCCTGATTTTCAATTGATTCTAAAAATTCTATTCCGTGGGTTCCTGGCTCTCATTTTCCGCCGATTCTTCCGGATATTCTTCGGCCGGCTCCTCCGGCTCCCCGCCCGGACGCTTGGACACCGTCACCCGGGCATGCCTTAGCACCTTGCCTTTGAAGACAAACCCCTTCTCCACCTCGTCCAGCACCTTGTTCGGCTCATGTTCGGCGGTCTCGACGGACAGCACCGCATCATGCCTGGCGGGATCGAACTCCTCTCCCTTGCTGCTGAAAGGCTTCAAGCCTTCGTTCTCAAGGACATTGTGTATCTGCTGGTCTATCAGCTGGATCCCCTGATGGAACGATTTCAAGGCTTCATCGTTCTCGGCCCCGTTGCGGGAAACCTCTATGGCCCGGTCCAGATTATCCAGCACCGGCAGCAATTTGGCTATCAGGTTCCGGTTGGCCTCGGCCTCCTTCTCCAGGTATTCCTTGGCCACCCTCTTGCGATAGTTGTCAAAATCGGCCATGGCCCGGACATATTTGTCAAAATTCTCGTCGGACAACTGCTTGTGATAACTGCCCTGAGTGATCAGCTCCTTAAGCCTGGCCTTCAATTTCCTGTACAGACTGCTGTTTTTCTTAAGCTCCACTAAACCGGCTCCTTACAATGCTTTGGAAGAAAATCGGCCCGGCTAGCTTTCCCTGATAATTTTGGGACCGAATAAATATAATCATTAAACCTGGTTTTGTCAATAATTACGGCTGTAAAAAATGGCTGACTGCCTTATTTTCCCAGCCGATTGAGATGATCTGCTATCCTTTTTGTCACCTGATCCGGGGTAAGACCGTATTTTTCGGCCAGGGCCGATTCCGGAGCTGAGGTCCCGAAATCCTCCAGGCCGATGAACAGCCCGTCCCGGCCCAGCAGACCCTGCCACAATGCTCCCCTCCCGGCCTCGATGGCTGCTTTTAACGCCTTGGGGGGAACCACCGAATCCCGGTAATCCTCCGGCTGCTTTAAGAAATCTTCCAGGCAGGGCATGGACACCACGGCGGCGGCCAGCCCCTCTTTTTGCAGGGCTTCGGCGGCGGACAGGGCCAGCCAGACCTCGGACCCCGAGGCCATTATGCAGATCTCCGGCGTTTGCCCCAATGTTTTAAGTACATACCCGCCCCGGCGAAATTTTTCGGCATCGATGCTTTGGTGCGGCAGGACCGGCAGCTTCTGCCGGGTCAGGATCAGGGCGGTGGGCCCGCCGGTATTTTTAAGGGCCGCTGCCCAGGCCAGGGCCGTTTCCGGGCCGTCGGCCGGGCGGATCACTTTTAGGTTGGGGATCAACCTTAAGGCCGAAACCTGCTCAATGGGCTGATGGGTGGGCCCATCCTCGCCCACGAAGATGGAATCATGGGTGAAGACATAAATAGCCTGTTGCTTCATCAGGGCCGCCAGGCGGATAGCAGGTCGGCAATAATCGGAGAATACCAGAAAGGTCGAGCCCATGGGCACAAAACAGCCATAGAGCGCCAGCCCGTTCATCACCGCCGCCATGGCGTGTTCCCGGATACCGAAATGGAAATTCCTGCCGGCAAAATTCTCTGCGCTGACCGCCGCAGAACCCTTGATCTCGGTGTTGGTGGAGGGCCCCAGGTCGGCCGATCCCCCGATCAAGGCCGGCACCAGCTCGGCCACCTTCTGGATGACCCTCCCGGAATGGCTCCTGGTGGCGGCGGCTTCGGCCGATAAAGATCCCAGCAGCTGTTCTTCAATATCCTCCGGCAGGCGCCGGGACCACATGCTGTCCCACAGTTCGGCCCCCTGGGGATTTCTGGCTCGCCAGGCTTTGAACTCCTTCTGCCATTTGGTGTGTTTTCTTTTCAGTTTTTTTACCCTGGCATCGCAGGCCTGACGGACATCTGACGGCACGTAAAAGGTCTCCTCCGGCCAGCCCAGGTTTTTCCTGGTGGCCAGCGCTTCCTGGGCCCCCAGCGGCGAGCCGTGGGCCGCCGAGCTGTCGTGCTTGTTGGGGCTGCCCTGGCCGATATGGGTCCGGGCCATGATCAGCGAGGGCCGGGCGGCATCTCGGATGGCCGATTTTATGGCCTTGACTGCCTGGGCCTGGTCATGCCCGTCTATGATCTGGACTCCCCAGCCGAGGGCTTTGAATTTGGCCTTGATATCCTCGGAGAAGGACAGGTTGGTCTGGCCGTCGATGGTGATGCCGTTGTCGTCATAAAGGCAGATCAAGTTTCCCAGCTTAAGATGTCCGGCGATGGATGCCGCTTCCGAGGAAAGGCCCTCCATCAGGTCCCCATCGGAGACCAGGGCGTAGATGTGGTGATCTATGACCTTGAACTTTTCATCATTGAATCTCTGGGCGGCCACCCTGGCGGCTATGGCCATGCCCACCCCGCTGGCAAAGCCCTGGCCCAGCGGACCGGTGCTTATCTCCACCCCCGAAGTATGGCCATATTCCGGGTGGCCCGGGGTCTTGCTGTCCAGCTGGCGGAACCTTTTCAGTTCATCCAGCGGCAGATCGTATCCGAAAAGATGCAGCAGGCCGTACAAAAGCATGGAACCGTGCCCAGGTGAAAGAATGAAGCGGTCCCGGTTGGGCCATTGGGGATCCCGGGGATTGAAGGACAGAAAATTGAGCCACAAGGCAAAGCTGAAATCGGCCGCCCCCATGGGCAGTCCGGGATGCCCGGAATTGGCCTTTTCCACCGCATCCACCGCCAGCATTCTCAGGGTATCGGCGCACTTTTGGGACAGCTTATGATCCATCTTGAGCATGTGCTCTCTATTTTTGTTATTTAGTAAAAAGAAATTGGGTTTTATGCAGAAGACTGATGCTATTTGACAGGATTTACAGGATGATCAAGACTTCGTATACAGTTATAAAAACGCTGAATCCGGAAAATTCGCTTACGCTTTTATCCTGGTTTCTTCAAGTGCCATAGCTTCAGCGAAGGCACTCATGTTAATCCTGTCCGGTTTGCTTTTTGTTGTCCATGGCAAGGGTTTATCGAAACAGTAATGATACCATTTATCGGGTTATTTTGCAAATGATAAATAAATAAAGGGCCTGTGGCTTCAGGCCCTTTCCGGTGGCTGTCTTATCTATGCAACCTTTCTGAATTCAACCACATACCTGGTGCCGTTCTTTTGTTGCATGGTTACCTTGCCGTCAAGCTGCTCCGCTAATATGGTAATCAACTGCAGTCCCAAAGTAGCCGGATCGGATAACGGGGCGGGTTTATCGGCAAACCCGGTTCCGTTGTCGGCCACCTCCAGGCGGTAAAGGACATCTCCCTCCAATTTAAGCCGAACGGTGATCTCCCATTTATTGCCCCCAGCTGGAGGTTTTTTAAAAGCATGTTTAAGGCTGTTGGACACCATCTCGTTTATCATCAAACCGCAAGGGATGGCCACATCCACTCCCAATTCTATGTCGTTTATATCCAGGGTCAGCACTATCTGATCGCTGAGGATGCCGTATGACCTGATCAGGTCGCTTATCAGGTTCCGGGCATAATGGCCGAAGTCTATCCTGGCCAGATTCGACGATTTATAAAGGTTCTCGTGCACCAGAGACATGGAGCGGATCCGGTTCTGGCTCTCTAAAAAGATCTCCTTGTCACTGGGATCCTTGACATAACCCGACTGGAGGCTTAACAGGCTGGATACCACCTGCAGGTTATTTTTCACCCGATGGTATATCTCCCGCAGCAACAGCTCCTTTTCCCGCAGAGAAGCCTTCACTTGCAGTTCGGCGGCCTTCCGTTTGGTGATATCAACCAGCGAGGCCACGCTTTTTCCGGTGCCGGGTATTATGTCAACGCTTAGGAATATATCCTTTATCATCCCTATCCGGTCTATAAAGCGGAACTCGTATCTGCGGGGCGCGGCATTGGGATCCTGCCGCCGCTGGCGGTGGTATTCCTTCATCCGCTCCAGATCGGGCTTGCTTACGAATTCTGTCCACTTCATCTTTCCCTCGATCTCTCCCCGTGAATACCCCGACAGTTTTTCCATCTCGGCGTTGGCTAAGGATATAGTGGTATCCTCTTCGATGATCACCATGGCCGTGCCGGTGCTTTCAAAAAGGCTGCGATATTTCTCTTCTGTTGCCAGCAGTTCGCTCTGGCTGACCTGCAATTGCGCCAATTGCTGTTTCAATTCTTCGTCAACGGACTGCAGTTTTTGGTTTACGGCCTCCAGTTCCTCATTGGCCTGTCCCAGCTTGGCGGTTTTCAAGTACACCTGCTTTTTCAAGAAATAAGAGAACCCGCTAACGATCAACAACAAAAGCAGGACAATGAACAGCAGCCATTTGATGTAACCCGGGATAACCGTCCTGGGACGCACCTCCAGCCAGCGGTTCAGTGAGCGATAGTACACCGAACCGGGATCGTTCTTCATGCTGGTAAGATTGCGGTCGATGCGGTTGATGATCCCATCGCTCCGGCCAAGGGGAAAGGCAAAATAAACCAGCGAGGGACGGAACATTACTGCGGTGGGCAGGATATCCGTGCCCCGCAGATCGGAAAAATAAAAGAACCGGCTGGCGATGATGACGTCGGCCTGGCCCTTTCGCAGGGCCTCCGCGGTGCCGGCGTAATCGGGATAGGACTGCACCGTGAAATCGATATTTAACAGCCCTTTGATCTCCTGAGGCAGATATTCCTCCTGGACCGCCCCCTTAAGCACGGCTATCCTTTTTCCATCAAGGTCCTTGGCGCTTTCCAGCCGGGTAGGTTTGATGACGAAGGCCTGAAGCCAGGAATCGATCACCGATACCTTGTTGAAGGAGATCCTCTGGGCCCGTTCCTCGGAATAGGTGACATCGACCAACAGGTCCAACCCGCCCTTCTCCAGGAGGTCCAGGTTCTCGTTCCAGGTGCCGGGCACATACTCCACCGCCCAGCCCTCATTCCGGGCGATCTGGTTCATTATATCTACGAATATGCCCTGCGGGTTCCCGCCCCCGTTCCAGAAGACCTTGGGCGGATTCTGGTAGATCCCCACCCGGATTGTCTCGGCGGAAGCCGGCGGCAGGCAGACGGCCGCAGCCAAAATAAAAAACACCATGACCAAACGCCATGGCATTCCGCGGGGCTTTGCCCCCAAGCTTTTCATTTTTCACCTCACTCAATATTTTTTCAAAACCGCTATACAGGCATTGCATAAAGGTTTTAAAAAACAAGCATCAGCTATTGCAGTTCCTTTACTTTACCACCAAATTATTATCATGTCAACCAGGCAGATGTAATTCTTTATTCCGTTTGTTTTTTAGTTGCTCACAACAGATCCTGCCGGACAGTTATTTCCTCCATCACCTCAACCAGGAACGGATCGAACTGGGTGCCGGCGCACCTTTTGATCTCCTTGATGGCCTGCTCCGGCCTGACCGCCTTCCGATAGGGTCTCTTTTGGGTCAGGGCGTCGTAGGTGTTAAGTATGGAAACTATTCGGGCATATAGAGGAATATCCTCGCCCCTAAGATTTCTGGGGTATCCGCTGCCGTCCCACCATTCATGATGGGCCAGGATGGGCTCGGCCAGGTCGGCAGTCTCCGGCGTGTTCTGGACGATGTGATAACCTATCTCCGGATGCCGGTACATCATCTTCCATTCCTCGGATGTCAGCCGATCCTTCTTTTTAAACAGCTTTTGCTCTATGGCTATATTGCCGATGTCGCAGTATTCCAGCACCTGCTGCAATTTTAAGGTTTCCGACTGGTTCAGCCCCCGGGCTGATGCCATGTCCTGGGCCAGGCCTTGCAGTATCTTTAACTGCTCTCTGGTCCGCTGTCCTTTTTGGTAATACAATCCCAGCAGATGAGACATGATATCGGTCCGGATTTTTTTACTGGCCATCATCTTGCTGCGGTACATGTTTTCTTCGGCTTCCTTTAGGATGTCCTTGATGTTCTGTTCCATCTTTTGCTTGGTGGCATGGCCCATGGCCAGGCTCAAGGGAACCGGGCCCTTGACCTTTTCCAGGCACAGTTGGCTTATCCTCTGGCAAAGTTCGTCGGCCTTGTAGCCCGGAGAGTTCAACAGCAACAGGGCGAACTCGTCGCCGCCCCACCGGGCGATGATATCCTCGCGCCGGCAGCACAGCTTCAGGACCTGGGCCATCCGGTTCAGCAGTTCGTCGCCCTCGACATGCCCGAAGGCGTCATTGACCAGCTTGAGACCGTTGATGTCGGCCACGATCAGGGTAATGGGCAGATGGCGGTTGGTGTCTATCCTTAAAATTTCCTCCTCGAAAAATGCCCGGTTATGCAGCCCGGTAAGCCGGTCGTAAAAGCTTAAGTATTCTATCTGCTTCTGGGCTTTCCTCCTCTCGGTCACATCCTTGATGGTGACCATGACGCCGTTCACCGCCGGCAGATCCAGCATGTTTCGGGCCAGGACTTCGACGGTCCGGTAGCCGCCGTCCTTATGCCTGGTGCGGAAATCAATCCCCTGCACTTCCCCCACCCTCGATATCACTTTTTCCAGGACAGCCCGGACATCCCCGGCGTCGTCGGGATGGATAAAATCGAAGATGCTGGCCCCGATAACATCCTTTTCCCCGAACCCGGTCATGGTCTGAACCGTCGGGTTGGCATAACGCACCTTTCCCCCGGCATCCATTATGACTATAAGATCCAGGCTACTCTCTATCAACGAACGGAAATGTTTCTCGCTGGTGCTGAGGATCTCCTCGATCAGCACCCTTTGGCTGATCTCGTGCTTTAAGTTCTGATTTGAGAGGGAAAGTTCCTTAGTGCTCTCTCTTATCTCGGTCTCCAGATCCCGCTGGTTTTTCTCCAGAAGATGCTGGATATGCTTGCTGGTGGTGATATCCTGGAAAGTGACCTGGGCCGCCGGCTGTCCGGCAAATACGATGGGTGCGCTCAGGGTTTTCACATCTATTTCGATCCCGTCGCTTCGGATTATCTTCTGTTCCAGAAGGCCGGCTTTTATCCGGTTGTTGACCACCCTTTCGATCCGGTTCAATTCTATCTGCCGGTAATCCGGGTGCATGAAGTCGCCTATGCTCTGCCCCAGCAGTTGATCCGGCTTTCCCACACCCAACATTTTAGCAAAGGCCGGATTGGCGTACAGAAATCCCTGCAGGTTTGTCACGGCAATGGGCACCGGGCTGTTCTCTATCAGCCGCTGGAAACGAGCCTCGCTTTTTTCCAATTGCTCTTGGTGTTCGGCCGAAAGATTGACGATTTTTTTATTGCCAAGGGAAATAGCCCCTATTACCGCTCCCAACAAGAGCAACACTGTTCCGCTTCCGGTTAAAATCAACCAATATAAGTTTACATTGTTCATAATAACATCGAATAATTGTTCAATCTATCGTCTCCCAGGCCGCTTCTTTCCCATTTCCAGTCAACCTCGGTGCCGCCCTATCGGTCCATTTGAGGCTTATGAAGCCAATGGCGTAAATCACATTGACTAAAAAGCTGATGACCCAGTTGATCCTCCACAACGTCGCGGCCTGGGTAAAAACAAAATTAAGGTTGGAATATATCAGTATGTTCCCGGAGAAATTGAGAAGCAGGCCCAGGCAGATCCAAAAGCGATGATCATCGAATATGGAAGTTTTTCCCCAGATGAACATATTTATCATAAAATGGCTTGCCGCCAGCATAAAAACAATGCTCTCTATCATCAGGGGCATATTCGCAAACCCATCCTTGGAAGGGACGATAACATTGACGTAGATCCAAACTATCGCCATCAGAGTGCACCCCGCCGCAATTATCGCTTTAATAAGAGATCTCTCGTTCCACCGGTAAAAAATTGTTGCGATTAATACCGTTTCAAT
The nucleotide sequence above comes from Candidatus Edwardsbacteria bacterium. Encoded proteins:
- a CDS encoding nucleotide exchange factor GrpE; this translates as MELKKNSSLYRKLKARLKELITQGSYHKQLSDENFDKYVRAMADFDNYRKRVAKEYLEKEAEANRNLIAKLLPVLDNLDRAIEVSRNGAENDEALKSFHQGIQLIDQQIHNVLENEGLKPFSSKGEEFDPARHDAVLSVETAEHEPNKVLDEVEKGFVFKGKVLRHARVTVSKRPGGEPEEPAEEYPEESAENESQEPTE
- the tkt gene encoding transketolase, which codes for MLKMDHKLSQKCADTLRMLAVDAVEKANSGHPGLPMGAADFSFALWLNFLSFNPRDPQWPNRDRFILSPGHGSMLLYGLLHLFGYDLPLDELKRFRQLDSKTPGHPEYGHTSGVEISTGPLGQGFASGVGMAIAARVAAQRFNDEKFKVIDHHIYALVSDGDLMEGLSSEAASIAGHLKLGNLICLYDDNGITIDGQTNLSFSEDIKAKFKALGWGVQIIDGHDQAQAVKAIKSAIRDAARPSLIMARTHIGQGSPNKHDSSAAHGSPLGAQEALATRKNLGWPEETFYVPSDVRQACDARVKKLKRKHTKWQKEFKAWRARNPQGAELWDSMWSRRLPEDIEEQLLGSLSAEAAATRSHSGRVIQKVAELVPALIGGSADLGPSTNTEIKGSAAVSAENFAGRNFHFGIREHAMAAVMNGLALYGCFVPMGSTFLVFSDYCRPAIRLAALMKQQAIYVFTHDSIFVGEDGPTHQPIEQVSALRLIPNLKVIRPADGPETALAWAAALKNTGGPTALILTRQKLPVLPHQSIDAEKFRRGGYVLKTLGQTPEICIMASGSEVWLALSAAEALQKEGLAAAVVSMPCLEDFLKQPEDYRDSVVPPKALKAAIEAGRGALWQGLLGRDGLFIGLEDFGTSAPESALAEKYGLTPDQVTKRIADHLNRLGK
- a CDS encoding transporter substrate-binding domain-containing protein, with protein sequence MVFFILAAAVCLPPASAETIRVGIYQNPPKVFWNGGGNPQGIFVDIMNQIARNEGWAVEYVPGTWNENLDLLEKGGLDLLVDVTYSEERAQRISFNKVSVIDSWLQAFVIKPTRLESAKDLDGKRIAVLKGAVQEEYLPQEIKGLLNIDFTVQSYPDYAGTAEALRKGQADVIIASRFFYFSDLRGTDILPTAVMFRPSLVYFAFPLGRSDGIINRIDRNLTSMKNDPGSVYYRSLNRWLEVRPRTVIPGYIKWLLFIVLLLLLIVSGFSYFLKKQVYLKTAKLGQANEELEAVNQKLQSVDEELKQQLAQLQVSQSELLATEEKYRSLFESTGTAMVIIEEDTTISLANAEMEKLSGYSRGEIEGKMKWTEFVSKPDLERMKEYHRQRRQDPNAAPRRYEFRFIDRIGMIKDIFLSVDIIPGTGKSVASLVDITKRKAAELQVKASLREKELLLREIYHRVKNNLQVVSSLLSLQSGYVKDPSDKEIFLESQNRIRSMSLVHENLYKSSNLARIDFGHYARNLISDLIRSYGILSDQIVLTLDINDIELGVDVAIPCGLMINEMVSNSLKHAFKKPPAGGNKWEITVRLKLEGDVLYRLEVADNGTGFADKPAPLSDPATLGLQLITILAEQLDGKVTMQQKNGTRYVVEFRKVA
- a CDS encoding PAS domain S-box protein, with translation MLLLLGAVIGAISLGNKKIVNLSAEHQEQLEKSEARFQRLIENSPVPIAVTNLQGFLYANPAFAKMLGVGKPDQLLGQSIGDFMHPDYRQIELNRIERVVNNRIKAGLLEQKIIRSDGIEIDVKTLSAPIVFAGQPAAQVTFQDITTSKHIQHLLEKNQRDLETEIRESTKELSLSNQNLKHEISQRVLIEEILSTSEKHFRSLIESSLDLIVIMDAGGKVRYANPTVQTMTGFGEKDVIGASIFDFIHPDDAGDVRAVLEKVISRVGEVQGIDFRTRHKDGGYRTVEVLARNMLDLPAVNGVMVTIKDVTERRKAQKQIEYLSFYDRLTGLHNRAFFEEEILRIDTNRHLPITLIVADINGLKLVNDAFGHVEGDELLNRMAQVLKLCCRREDIIARWGGDEFALLLLNSPGYKADELCQRISQLCLEKVKGPVPLSLAMGHATKQKMEQNIKDILKEAEENMYRSKMMASKKIRTDIMSHLLGLYYQKGQRTREQLKILQGLAQDMASARGLNQSETLKLQQVLEYCDIGNIAIEQKLFKKKDRLTSEEWKMMYRHPEIGYHIVQNTPETADLAEPILAHHEWWDGSGYPRNLRGEDIPLYARIVSILNTYDALTQKRPYRKAVRPEQAIKEIKRCAGTQFDPFLVEVMEEITVRQDLL